The Deltaproteobacteria bacterium genome includes a window with the following:
- a CDS encoding DUF1016 family protein, translating into MAFRDPYFLDFLGLRGAYQEKDLEAAILREMEAFILE; encoded by the coding sequence TTGGCGTTTCGGGATCCTTATTTTCTCGATTTTCTTGGATTGAGGGGCGCTTATCAGGAGAAAGATCTGGAAGCCGCCATACTGCGGGAAATGGAAGCCTTTATTCTGGAG
- a CDS encoding Fic family protein → MKTLEQLLSDFESVPATISWYLADLGEAKGKQELFTKQSPQKLKTLREHALIESAVSSNRIEGVEVNQARIGTVIFGKALLRNRDEEEVRGYRQALDWIHEKGTKLPVSEKTIRKLHDLARGEIWDAGKYKEKDGDIIEKYPDGRERIRFKTVTAAKTSPYMKQLISQWDTCLKQRTVHPLIVLVAFNLDFLCIHPFRDGNGRVSRLLLLLQCYHLGYEVGRFISLERLIEENKERYYATLEQSSHRWHEGKHDPWPYIGYLLYILKEACREFEKRMEGLQNPRGEKTALITQAIRQLPETFRIADIQRKCPGISVDMIRKVLKDLRAEGRTKCLGMGKAAQWKRVGKWAK, encoded by the coding sequence ATGAAAACCCTCGAACAACTCCTGTCGGACTTTGAAAGCGTCCCTGCGACAATCTCTTGGTATCTTGCCGATCTGGGCGAAGCCAAGGGGAAGCAAGAACTTTTCACCAAACAATCTCCTCAAAAACTCAAAACCTTACGGGAACACGCCTTGATTGAGAGTGCCGTATCTTCCAATCGTATTGAAGGCGTGGAGGTCAACCAGGCGCGCATTGGTACCGTCATTTTTGGGAAAGCCCTGTTGCGTAATCGTGATGAAGAAGAAGTGCGTGGTTATCGTCAGGCCTTGGATTGGATCCATGAGAAGGGCACCAAGCTTCCTGTCTCCGAAAAAACCATTCGCAAACTTCATGATCTGGCCCGGGGAGAAATCTGGGATGCCGGCAAGTATAAAGAAAAGGATGGAGACATCATCGAAAAATATCCGGATGGACGCGAACGGATTCGCTTCAAAACCGTCACGGCTGCTAAAACATCTCCTTACATGAAACAACTGATCTCTCAGTGGGACACTTGCCTGAAACAAAGAACGGTCCATCCCCTTATTGTTCTGGTCGCCTTTAATTTGGATTTTTTGTGCATCCACCCCTTCCGTGATGGCAATGGCAGAGTCTCCCGCCTCTTGTTGCTCTTACAGTGCTACCATTTGGGTTATGAGGTGGGGCGCTTTATCAGCTTGGAAAGGCTTATCGAGGAAAACAAAGAACGGTATTACGCAACCCTGGAGCAATCTTCTCACCGTTGGCACGAAGGCAAACATGATCCTTGGCCCTATATTGGTTATCTCCTCTACATTTTAAAGGAAGCTTGTCGAGAATTTGAAAAACGGATGGAGGGGTTGCAAAACCCCCGTGGCGAAAAGACGGCTCTCATCACTCAAGCGATTCGTCAGCTCCCAGAAACTTTCCGCATTGCCGATATTCAGCGCAAATGCCCTGGAATCAGTGTCGACATGATCCGCAAGGTGCTTAAGGACCTGAGAGCCGAAGGCCGTACAAAATGCCTGGGGATGGGGAAGGCTGCCCAATGGAAACGGGTCGGAAAATGGGCAAAGTAG
- a CDS encoding class I SAM-dependent methyltransferase, with amino-acid sequence MNTQDTDDFERIRRQKFHLPDQALEDAAFQEVLSHCRPFTLTSEDRMYALHTAVRYIIRAHIVGDMVECGVWKGGSCMNIALTSLQQGAKDRTIYLFDTYEGMTPPEKTDVDLLGRPASQLLTSPTEAEPTKCLASLAEVQKNMCSTGYPPEKIQCVKGPVERTLPAYAPQHIALLRLDTDWYASTKHELEQLYPRLAAGGVLIIDDYGHWRGAQKATDDFFAHCRPAVFMQRIDYSGRLIIKR; translated from the coding sequence ATGAACACTCAAGATACTGACGACTTTGAACGAATTCGGCGGCAAAAATTCCACTTGCCCGACCAGGCGCTTGAAGACGCGGCCTTCCAGGAAGTGCTGTCACACTGCCGACCGTTTACGTTAACGTCGGAAGATCGCATGTACGCATTGCACACTGCAGTCCGATACATCATCCGGGCCCATATCGTTGGCGATATGGTCGAGTGTGGGGTGTGGAAGGGGGGCAGCTGCATGAATATTGCTCTGACCTCCTTGCAGCAGGGAGCGAAAGATCGGACGATCTATTTATTCGATACGTATGAGGGGATGACGCCTCCGGAAAAAACCGATGTGGACCTCCTTGGTCGCCCTGCCTCGCAGTTGTTGACCTCTCCCACGGAAGCCGAACCCACGAAGTGTCTTGCGTCGCTCGCCGAAGTGCAAAAAAATATGTGCTCAACCGGGTATCCTCCGGAGAAGATTCAATGCGTCAAAGGGCCCGTTGAAAGGACTCTGCCGGCCTACGCGCCTCAACACATTGCACTGTTACGCCTCGATACGGATTGGTATGCGTCAACCAAACATGAACTGGAGCAGCTGTACCCCCGACTTGCTGCCGGTGGTGTATTAATCATCGACGATTATGGCCATTGGCGAGGCGCGCAGAAAGCCACGGACGATTTTTTTGCCCACTGCCGCCCCGCCGTATTTATGCAGCGCATAGACTACTCTGGGCGCCTCATCATTAAACGATAA
- a CDS encoding ATP-binding protein — protein sequence MKESLITYVQNQLAQAEHRLRGHVTDPAGNTYPRRHIYVRLEKHLTDFLAGHTEQRWLIVPGLRGVGKTTVLSQLFLTLLGKHDSFRILYISLDEVTGLLNATLKDVLDAYESILGQSFERLTTPVFLFIDEVQYDPKWGLALKSLYDRSKKIFICCTGSSAVSLQTNPDVYRRVLWEKLYPLSFPEYQILYRNVFPPKGLKQQCKQALYFSATAQEAYQQLQQLEPAVRQYWSRVDKMDLQHYLMYGTLPFALQYTNVSQIYEAISGLLDKIILKDIESLKSFDTSTLQAIKRLLFLMADATDALALRTLPNLLGVDAVSTVQRMLQVLEHAEVLIRIMPQGSQHSKVAKPSKYCFISPAIRMALLGLVGKQATYHMRLGKLLEDCAALHLYREFVSSGHGSLTYGAAKGQADFIVQIANQRQLAIEVGIGQKDHRQVLNTLRDTACEYGIVIDDGALARSERERILHVPLQWYLMM from the coding sequence ATGAAAGAATCTCTCATTACATACGTGCAAAATCAGTTGGCGCAGGCGGAACATCGCTTACGGGGGCATGTGACCGATCCTGCCGGCAACACCTATCCGCGGCGGCATATCTATGTCCGATTAGAAAAACACCTGACCGATTTTCTTGCAGGCCATACGGAACAGCGGTGGCTCATCGTACCGGGGCTGCGCGGTGTGGGAAAAACGACCGTGCTCTCGCAACTCTTTCTGACGCTGCTGGGCAAGCACGATTCCTTCCGAATTTTGTATATATCACTCGATGAGGTGACGGGGCTGCTCAATGCCACACTCAAGGACGTGCTGGATGCCTATGAAAGCATTTTGGGCCAAAGTTTCGAGCGGCTTACGACACCGGTGTTCCTGTTTATCGATGAAGTGCAATACGATCCGAAATGGGGGCTGGCGCTCAAATCCCTGTATGATCGGAGCAAAAAGATTTTTATTTGTTGCACCGGCTCATCGGCTGTATCGCTCCAAACCAATCCCGATGTGTATCGCCGTGTCCTCTGGGAAAAATTGTATCCGTTGAGCTTTCCCGAATATCAAATTTTGTATCGAAATGTCTTCCCGCCGAAGGGCCTCAAACAACAGTGTAAACAGGCCCTCTATTTTTCCGCAACTGCGCAAGAAGCGTATCAGCAATTGCAACAACTCGAACCGGCCGTGCGTCAATATTGGAGCCGTGTCGACAAAATGGATCTCCAGCATTACCTCATGTACGGAACGCTCCCGTTTGCATTGCAATACACGAACGTCTCGCAGATCTACGAGGCCATTAGTGGCTTGCTCGATAAAATTATTTTGAAAGATATCGAAAGTCTCAAATCCTTCGACACGAGTACGCTTCAAGCCATCAAACGGCTTCTCTTTCTCATGGCCGATGCGACGGATGCGCTTGCGCTCCGGACCCTGCCGAATCTCCTCGGGGTCGATGCGGTGTCAACCGTACAGCGCATGCTCCAGGTGCTCGAACATGCCGAAGTACTCATTCGGATCATGCCGCAGGGATCGCAGCATAGTAAAGTGGCGAAGCCGTCGAAATATTGTTTTATCTCGCCGGCGATTCGCATGGCGCTTTTAGGATTGGTCGGCAAACAAGCCACCTATCACATGCGCCTCGGAAAACTTCTCGAAGATTGTGCCGCATTGCACCTCTATCGAGAATTCGTGAGTTCCGGTCATGGCAGCCTCACCTATGGCGCCGCCAAAGGGCAAGCGGATTTCATTGTGCAGATCGCCAACCAGCGACAACTCGCGATCGAAGTGGGCATCGGGCAAAAAGACCATCGACAAGTGTTGAACACGCTGCGCGACACCGCATGCGAATATGGCATTGTGATCGACGATGGTGCCCTGGCACGCTCGGAACGCGAACGCATTTTACATGTGCCGTTGCAGTGGTATCTGATGATGTAG
- a CDS encoding winged helix-turn-helix transcriptional regulator, producing the protein MTRCTPAICGVTMRADRHRPPPRRDLAAMAKALGHPLRLKIFAILRKTKGCICGALVARLPIAQATVSQHLKVLKEAGLIRGTISGPAVCYCLDPATLKRLKQLVRQL; encoded by the coding sequence ATGACTCGATGTACTCCTGCGATCTGTGGCGTTACCATGCGCGCCGATCGGCACCGTCCGCCGCCTCGGCGCGACCTGGCCGCTATGGCCAAGGCGTTGGGACATCCGCTGCGGCTCAAAATCTTCGCGATTCTCCGAAAGACGAAGGGGTGTATCTGCGGTGCGCTCGTCGCGCGATTACCGATCGCGCAAGCAACGGTATCGCAACATCTCAAAGTCTTGAAGGAGGCGGGATTGATCCGCGGCACGATCAGTGGCCCCGCCGTCTGTTATTGTCTCGATCCGGCGACTCTCAAACGCTTGAAGCAGTTGGTGCGACAACTCTAG
- a CDS encoding arsenate reductase ArsC has protein sequence MSKYNVLFLCTGNSCRSQMAEGWARHLKGEQITAYSAGFEPSALNPLAVQVMAEVGVDISRHSSKHVAELTGITFDYVVTVCGHANEHCPVFPSPTRVLHAGFEDPPQLAAALAAQGASAEAQLDCYRRIRDEIRAFVATLPEAFDSRPRKGLLTRLLEKFDKSLETKAKAGPCCGGGRKGGASCC, from the coding sequence ATGTCCAAATACAACGTGTTGTTCTTATGTACGGGCAATTCCTGTCGCAGTCAGATGGCGGAGGGCTGGGCGCGGCATCTCAAGGGCGAGCAGATCACCGCGTATTCCGCCGGCTTCGAGCCAAGCGCACTCAATCCGCTGGCGGTGCAAGTAATGGCCGAGGTCGGCGTCGATATCTCGCGGCACTCGTCGAAGCATGTGGCGGAGCTTACGGGTATCACCTTCGATTATGTCGTGACGGTGTGCGGGCACGCGAACGAACACTGTCCGGTGTTTCCGTCTCCCACGCGCGTGTTGCATGCCGGATTTGAGGATCCGCCACAGCTGGCGGCCGCACTCGCGGCGCAAGGTGCGTCGGCAGAAGCGCAACTCGATTGCTATCGGCGGATTCGGGACGAGATTCGCGCGTTCGTGGCCACATTGCCGGAAGCGTTCGACAGCCGTCCGCGCAAAGGACTGCTCACGCGTCTCTTGGAGAAGTTCGACAAATCGCTGGAGACCAAGGCGAAGGCCGGTCCGTGCTGTGGCGGGGGCCGCAAGGGTGGTGCTTCGTGTTGCTAA
- a CDS encoding permease, with the protein MLLKWIDWLIYDLFGLSPETRLGAAVNFFVYDSVKILLLLFVLITLIGLLRTYLPQQTIKRWMTKSGGLGHGCAALFGAVTPFCSCSSTPIFFGLLEAGVPLGITFSFLITSPLINEYLVVLMLGAFGWKITVCYVLSGLFIGIGSGIILGRLQLERYLVQDFYGLVANENEANVYPHFASRLRFGYHEARAIVRKLWAWVLVGVAVGALIHNYVPEETIHALIQSTGAFAVPIATLIGVPMYGSCAAIVPIAVVLFQKGIPLGTALAFMMAIAALSLPEAIMLRRAMKLQLIAIFFGITTAAIILTGYLLNFLQRFLV; encoded by the coding sequence GTGTTGCTAAAATGGATCGACTGGCTCATCTACGACCTGTTCGGATTGTCGCCGGAGACACGCCTCGGCGCTGCGGTGAATTTTTTTGTGTATGACTCCGTCAAGATCCTGCTGCTGCTCTTTGTGTTGATCACGCTCATTGGCCTGCTGCGCACCTATCTGCCGCAGCAAACGATTAAACGTTGGATGACCAAATCCGGAGGCCTCGGCCATGGGTGTGCAGCGCTCTTTGGCGCAGTGACCCCGTTTTGTTCCTGTTCGTCGACGCCGATCTTCTTTGGCTTGCTGGAGGCCGGCGTGCCGCTGGGCATCACGTTCTCGTTTCTCATCACCTCGCCGCTGATCAATGAATATCTCGTCGTGCTGATGCTCGGCGCGTTCGGCTGGAAGATCACCGTATGCTATGTGCTCAGCGGGCTGTTCATCGGCATCGGCTCCGGCATCATACTTGGTCGGCTGCAACTGGAACGATATCTAGTGCAGGACTTTTACGGACTCGTGGCCAATGAAAACGAAGCCAATGTGTATCCCCATTTCGCGAGTCGCCTCCGCTTTGGCTACCACGAGGCCCGCGCGATCGTGCGCAAGTTATGGGCCTGGGTCCTCGTCGGCGTCGCCGTGGGCGCGCTGATTCACAATTATGTCCCGGAGGAGACGATTCACGCCCTGATCCAATCGACGGGCGCGTTCGCCGTCCCCATCGCGACGCTTATCGGCGTCCCGATGTATGGGAGTTGCGCCGCGATCGTACCGATCGCCGTCGTCCTCTTCCAGAAAGGGATTCCGCTCGGGACCGCGCTCGCCTTTATGATGGCCATCGCCGCACTCAGCCTGCCCGAGGCCATCATGCTGCGGCGCGCGATGAAGCTGCAACTCATCGCGATCTTCTTCGGCATCACGACCGCCGCCATCATCTTGACCGGTTATCTGCTGAATTTCCTGCAGCGCTTTCTTGTATAG
- a CDS encoding EVE domain-containing protein codes for MNTARQYWIMKNEVTSYSIDDLVRDRQTCWEGVRNYQARNFMRQMCVGDLAFFYHSNADPSGVAGVMRVCKAAYPDDTQWDATSKYYEPRATRERPVWERVDVECVERAPRFVPLAALRDEPALQRLLLLRPGSRLSITPITAAEFTLIARMGGDAGISVTTYTRKRCRKFSR; via the coding sequence ATGAACACAGCGCGCCAATATTGGATCATGAAAAATGAAGTGACGAGTTATTCGATCGACGATCTGGTGCGCGATCGACAGACCTGTTGGGAGGGCGTGCGGAATTATCAGGCCAGAAATTTCATGCGGCAGATGTGCGTCGGGGATTTGGCATTCTTCTATCACTCCAACGCCGATCCATCCGGCGTCGCCGGTGTCATGCGGGTCTGCAAGGCCGCCTATCCCGACGACACGCAGTGGGATGCGACGAGTAAATATTATGAACCGCGTGCCACGAGGGAACGACCGGTGTGGGAGCGCGTCGATGTCGAATGCGTCGAGCGCGCGCCACGCTTTGTCCCGCTCGCTGCGCTGCGCGACGAACCCGCGCTGCAGAGACTCTTACTCCTCCGCCCCGGCAGCCGCCTCTCCATCACCCCGATCACCGCCGCCGAATTCACATTGATTGCACGGATGGGTGGGGATGCAGGGATCAGCGTTACAACCTATACAAGAAAGCGCTGCAGGAAATTCAGCAGATAA
- a CDS encoding Fic family protein: MFEPRFIISEYLLRNIKEVAVLVATLNRRSFPRTVLATFEKQANSLSAHASTSIEGNPLPLTEVKRLLKSRPQHLRDTEREVLNYNRILEALNDKIKHGSITIDIPFICRVQRAVTADLLAKHQVGTLRTEPVFVNDPRSGHTMYWPPDHDAVPDLMGDLIRFVRERRGHLDPLLLAGLFHKQFVIVHPFMDGNGRTARLVTKALLADMGLDTFNFFSFENYYNNSVAAYFQHVGVRGNYYELVAAIDFTPWLEYFTGGIIDELLRVKKELDREHATPDSVLHPYQKKLLDWVDRNGFIADRDYARLTTRAKATRALDLKKLVDNGTLRRFGKGRQTYYKR; encoded by the coding sequence ATGTTTGAACCAAGATTTATCATCTCAGAATATTTATTACGCAATATCAAAGAAGTCGCAGTGCTTGTCGCTACGCTCAATCGTCGTTCGTTTCCTCGAACGGTGTTGGCGACCTTCGAGAAGCAGGCCAATTCCTTGTCTGCCCATGCCTCGACCAGCATCGAGGGGAATCCGCTTCCCCTCACCGAGGTCAAACGCCTGCTGAAGTCACGACCACAGCACCTCAGAGACACGGAACGCGAAGTCCTAAATTACAATCGCATCCTGGAGGCACTCAACGACAAGATCAAACACGGGTCAATCACGATCGATATTCCCTTCATCTGTCGAGTGCAGCGCGCAGTGACGGCCGATCTTCTCGCCAAACATCAGGTCGGAACGTTGCGCACGGAGCCGGTGTTCGTCAACGATCCGCGGAGCGGGCACACCATGTACTGGCCGCCGGACCATGATGCGGTCCCGGATTTGATGGGCGATTTGATCCGATTCGTGCGAGAGAGGCGCGGACATCTTGATCCGCTCCTCTTGGCAGGCCTCTTCCACAAACAATTCGTGATCGTGCATCCCTTTATGGATGGCAACGGCCGCACGGCGCGGCTGGTCACCAAGGCGCTACTGGCAGACATGGGACTCGATACCTTCAACTTCTTCAGTTTCGAAAATTACTACAACAACAGCGTGGCGGCCTATTTTCAGCACGTCGGCGTGCGGGGGAATTATTACGAGCTCGTCGCAGCCATCGACTTTACACCGTGGTTGGAATATTTTACCGGCGGCATCATCGACGAGTTGTTGCGCGTGAAAAAAGAATTAGATCGCGAGCATGCGACACCGGATTCGGTGCTACATCCATACCAAAAAAAACTGCTCGATTGGGTCGACCGGAACGGGTTCATTGCGGATCGCGATTATGCCCGACTGACCACGCGGGCCAAGGCCACCCGCGCCCTCGATTTAAAAAAACTCGTCGACAATGGAACTCTCCGACGGTTTGGGAAAGGACGGCAGACCTATTATAAGAGGTAA
- a CDS encoding class I SAM-dependent methyltransferase: MQIDHRISETAFLVNEWRAQLVELSQDLYAHLWTTPSTRQLTDEFEATVNPHDGINCALRNRYFLDRIRAFVEAHPSAVFVNVAAGFTSYPFLIAPCCESIEIDYPHVMDWKRTKIREWQRAGVLPSPALEFIGADLNQEADRQRLTEMLQVRLRGRPSFILFEGITYYLEMPILRHWFEICRAVQEPGSVLAQNSWMAGSETHPKFLRLEKFFRERLGLGNQRYNLFDGISLRNVPGYELAELTTIAAQERVYCTTNILEDPNAIIPLELALLRRVTE, from the coding sequence ATGCAAATCGACCACCGCATCTCCGAAACGGCGTTTTTAGTCAACGAATGGCGGGCGCAATTGGTTGAGCTGAGCCAGGATCTCTATGCACATCTGTGGACCACACCGAGCACACGCCAACTCACGGATGAATTTGAGGCGACCGTCAATCCGCATGATGGTATCAACTGTGCACTACGCAATCGCTACTTCCTGGATCGTATTCGTGCGTTTGTTGAGGCGCATCCCTCCGCAGTGTTTGTTAATGTCGCGGCTGGATTCACCTCTTATCCATTTCTCATTGCTCCTTGCTGCGAGTCGATCGAAATCGATTACCCGCATGTGATGGACTGGAAGCGCACGAAGATTCGGGAATGGCAACGTGCTGGCGTGCTGCCCTCGCCCGCACTCGAATTTATTGGAGCGGATCTGAATCAGGAAGCAGATCGGCAGCGATTAACTGAGATGTTGCAAGTACGGTTGCGGGGCCGGCCGTCATTTATTTTGTTCGAAGGCATCACCTATTACCTAGAAATGCCGATACTGCGACACTGGTTCGAAATCTGTCGGGCCGTCCAAGAGCCGGGCAGTGTATTGGCGCAAAATTCATGGATGGCCGGAAGTGAAACGCATCCGAAATTTCTTCGCCTCGAGAAATTTTTTCGCGAGCGGTTGGGACTCGGCAACCAAAGATATAACTTATTTGACGGCATATCGTTACGCAATGTTCCTGGATATGAACTCGCCGAATTAACCACCATCGCTGCGCAAGAGCGCGTGTACTGCACGACCAACATTCTGGAAGATCCAAACGCCATCATTCCACTCGAGCTCGCATTATTGAGACGAGTCACGGAATGA
- a CDS encoding NAD(P)/FAD-dependent oxidoreductase, with product MPYDVIVIGAGAAGLMSALSAGQRGKSVLLLEANDRPGLKILISGGGRCNFTNLGIAPQEYVSANPHFCKSALAQFTQHDFLRLVEHAGIAYYEKTLGQLFCRGSSREILDMLLAQLEAAQVTLQTNVRIQTMAREQERFVVRTDTTAWTARAVIIATGGLSFPKLGANDFGYRIARQFGHRVTPLAPALDGFVLAAPEQRVCARLAGVSLAVALRVNRRTFTENILFTHVGLSGPAALKASLYWSSGDPLQIDCLPQIPDFADWLRAQRTAHPKRSLAVALAAELPMRLVELVMQRSALPLLNLADVSNAQLRLLATQLKPWTCTPVSTVGYAKAEVTRGGVDTRDLSSQTMESKLIPGLFFVGEVVDVTGLLGGYNFQWAWSSGWLAGQQV from the coding sequence ATGCCGTATGACGTCATCGTGATCGGCGCCGGCGCCGCCGGCTTGATGAGCGCGCTTTCTGCGGGGCAGCGTGGCAAGTCCGTATTGCTGCTCGAGGCCAACGATCGTCCGGGACTGAAGATCCTGATCTCCGGCGGCGGTCGCTGCAATTTCACGAATCTCGGCATCGCGCCCCAGGAGTACGTCTCCGCCAACCCACATTTTTGTAAATCCGCGCTCGCGCAATTTACGCAACACGATTTCCTCCGCCTCGTCGAGCACGCGGGCATCGCGTATTACGAAAAGACGTTGGGCCAGCTCTTTTGTCGCGGTTCGTCGCGGGAGATCCTCGACATGTTGTTGGCGCAACTCGAGGCGGCGCAGGTCACATTGCAGACCAACGTGCGGATTCAAACGATGGCGCGCGAGCAGGAACGCTTTGTCGTGCGCACGGACACTACCGCATGGACGGCGCGCGCCGTGATCATCGCCACTGGCGGACTCTCGTTCCCGAAGCTCGGCGCCAATGACTTCGGCTACCGGATCGCGCGACAATTTGGCCACCGCGTCACGCCGTTGGCCCCGGCGTTGGATGGATTCGTGCTGGCCGCTCCGGAACAACGCGTCTGCGCACGGCTCGCCGGCGTCTCGCTCGCCGTCGCACTCCGTGTGAATCGCCGCACCTTTACGGAGAATATCCTGTTTACGCATGTCGGGCTCAGCGGTCCCGCCGCGCTGAAGGCTTCGCTCTATTGGTCGTCAGGCGATCCGCTTCAGATCGATTGTTTGCCGCAGATTCCCGATTTCGCTGACTGGCTGCGCGCGCAACGCACGGCCCATCCGAAGCGTTCACTGGCCGTCGCGCTCGCAGCGGAACTGCCGATGCGCTTGGTCGAACTGGTCATGCAACGCAGCGCGCTGCCTCTGTTGAACCTTGCCGACGTCTCCAACGCGCAACTGCGACTCCTCGCAACGCAGCTGAAACCCTGGACCTGTACGCCCGTCTCCACGGTCGGCTATGCGAAGGCCGAAGTCACCCGCGGCGGCGTGGACACGCGCGATCTGTCTTCTCAGACGATGGAATCGAAACTCATCCCCGGACTCTTCTTCGTCGGCGAAGTCGTCGACGTCACCGGCCTGCTCGGCGGCTACAACTTCCAATGGGCCTGGTCCTCCGGCTGGCTCGCCGGCCAACAGGTGTAG